A genomic region of Zalophus californianus isolate mZalCal1 chromosome 11, mZalCal1.pri.v2, whole genome shotgun sequence contains the following coding sequences:
- the CABP4 gene encoding calcium-binding protein 4, which produces MATDQARGQHGPDQAPGPQKPPVGVMPSRSGAEGLPLTRKRSKKERGLRGSRKGAGSSQEQTPIPGPEAPGSSKNPSGTGEGQGGTGPAASGPASRRQSHRHRPVPQHDAAQKTYGPLLNRIFGKDRELGPEELDELQAAFEEFDTDCDGYIGYRELGACMRTLGYMPTEMELIEVSQHVKMRMGGRVDFEEFVELMSPKLREETAHMLGVRELRIAFQEFDRDRDGRITVAELRQAAPALLGEPLVGPELDEMLRDVDLNGDGTVDFDEFVMMLLTH; this is translated from the exons ATGGCCACAGACCAGGCGAGGGGGCAGCATGGCCCAGACCAGGCCCCCGGCCCTCAGAAGCCTCCTGTGGGGGTCATGCCTTCCAGGAGTGGTGCTGAGGGCCTCCCCTTGACCAGGAAGAGgagcaagaaagagagggggCTCCGAGGGTCCCGGAAAGGTGCTGGCAGTTCTCAGGAACAGACCCCCATCCCGGGCCCCGAAGCCCCAGGGAGCAGCAAGAACCCCTCTGGGACTGGAGAAGGACAAGGGGGGACGGGTCCCGCAGCCTCTGGGCCAGCCTCCCGTCGCCAGTCCCACCGGCACCGCCCCGTCCCCCAGCACGATGCTGCTCAGAAGACCTACGGGCCCCTACTCAATCGCATCTTCGGGAAG GACCGCGAGCTGGGCCCCGAGGAGCTGGATG AGCTGCAGGCCGCCTTTGAGGAGTTTGACACTGACTGTGATGGATACATCGGCTACCGGGAGCTGGGCGCCTGCATGCGGACGCTGGGCTACATGCCCACCGAGATGGAGCTCATCGAGGTCTCCCAGCACGTCAAGATGCGGA TGGGTGGCCGCGTGGACTTCGAGGAGTTTGTGGAATTGATGAGCCCAAAGCTGAGGGAGGAGACAGCGCACATGTTGGGGGTGCGGGAGCTGCGCATCGCCTTCCAAGAG TTTGACAGGGACAGAGATGGACGGATCACAGTGGCAGAGCTGCGACAGGCAGCACCGGCTCTGCTGGGGGAGCCACTGGTGGGTCCTGAGCTGGACGAGATGCTCCGAGACGTGGACCTCAATGGGGATGGCACCGTAGACTTTGATG AGTTTGTGATGATGCTTCTCACCCACTGA